CGACCTCACGACCCCGGAGCTGACCCAAGCCCTGGCCGCCGCCGTGCCGGGCAAGGGCCCGCAGGTGCGCGACCAGATTATAGCCCAACTCACGCAGCGCGGCACGCCTCCCACGCGCGAAGACCTCCTGGCCCTGAACCGCTCGCTGGGCATGTAGAGCCCTACGCCGGCCGCCCCGACCCTAGTGCCTTCGTAGCCGCTCCCGGCCCCACCAACCTATTACAAATTCAGCGCAACCTCCCATGGAAAACAAGCAAAATCCGACCGTCCTGGTCCTGGGCGCCAGCGGCACCATCGGCCGTCAAGTCATCAAAGACCTGGAAGGTCAAGCGGTCAACGTGCGCAGCACCTCGCGCAAGCAGGAGGTAGTAGAGCAGCTTACCCATAAAGGCAAAGACTGCAAATACCTGGACCTGGATGACCCCAGAACCTTCGCGCTGGCGCTGGCTGGGGTGGACCGGGTGTTTCTCCTAACCGGCTACACGGTAGCCATGCTTACGCAGAGCAAAACCCTGGTGGATGCGGCCAAAAAGGCGGGCGTCCAGCATATCGTGCACGTGGGCGTGTTTGCGGAGTGGGATACCACCGATGCCCACTTTGCCTGGCACCAGCTGATTGAAAAGTACATCGAGGCCAGCGGCATCGCCTGGACCCACCTCCACCCGAACATGTTTATGGAGGTGTTCACGGGGCTATACATCCCCAA
This window of the Hymenobacter volaticus genome carries:
- a CDS encoding NmrA family NAD(P)-binding protein produces the protein MENKQNPTVLVLGASGTIGRQVIKDLEGQAVNVRSTSRKQEVVEQLTHKGKDCKYLDLDDPRTFALALAGVDRVFLLTGYTVAMLTQSKTLVDAAKKAGVQHIVHVGVFAEWDTTDAHFAWHQLIEKYIEASGIAWTHLHPNMFMEVFTGLYIPKNLTYTGYWDDRRIGYISSSDIAAMAAKALVDGPERHGGQHYWLSVETFNGQEIAALLSDVTGLEIKYENKGLAGFKEVIEQIVANGGESWYANANIEFVTQMLDGRMSYMSMVQNDIPYVLGRPAKTLREFLEEHKAAIVESATKESR